The stretch of DNA GAGCAACTCAATTTAAAATCGAACAATGATCGCTTATTGTTGGGGCATACCTTGTTATTTATGAATTGTGCTTCTTGTCATAACATGGATTTAGTTTCTGATATGACAGGACCAGCTTTAGTTTGGGTAACCAAACGCTGGAATACGATGGAAGAACTATTTGCTTTTACTAGGAATTCAGAAGCAACAGCTTTGGGAAAGAGCCTTAGAGCAAGAGCAATGGTAGATTGGGATGCCTCTGCTATGGTTCCTTTTGAAGATTTGACAGACGAAGAATTGAGTGCAATCTATTATTATATTGATGAGACTGCAAGAACAAGAGGAATTGATTCTTCCGAACATCGTGCATGGAGTGATGAAGAATATAAAGAAATGTTTGCTAAACAAAATGCCCTTAGGGAAAAATATTGGTTAGATTCAATTCGTCAAAAATCAACTGTATTGTATCGCATTCCAGCTCTTTTAGATACTCGATTTAGGTGGGGGAATATTAATCAATATATGAGGACAGGTGCCCCTGTGCAAAAAAAATTAGAGGTTGAAGTACTCGATGATTTTGACTATTCTTTTATTAAGGTAAGAATTATATTTCCTGATCGAAATGCTATTTTTAGTGCTTATCCATCCAAACAGGACAAAAAAGGCTATTATTCTTTTACAGAAGGGTATAATTTAGCAAGAACGCCTTTTCCTATTGGAGAAAAAGCTTATTTAATGGCAACAGCATTTAAGGAAAATGAGTTATATTTTCAACTAAAGGAAATTAAAATAGGAGATCAGGAAAGAGAGCAACTTAATTTAGAATTGTCTTCCAAAGAAGCGATTATAGAAACGATAAAAACAACCTTTTAATACTTATGGAGCACTTGGAAGATTTGCTAGACGATAGCGATATTAATAACAAGGAACTAGCAGCAGTCAATAAAGAGTTAAAAGGACTGGAATACTGGCTGTACATTACAGGACTTATTTTATTGATAGGAGGAACGTTGGTGGCTTTGGTTGCTTTTAAAATCCTCTTAAAAGAAAGGTATTATATGCCTGGATTAATACCTCTAGCCTTCTCAGGCATATCTATTGCTGGTGTGACTGCGGGAGGACTTGCTTACACCCATTTTAGGTATGCCTCTGCTATCAAAGAATTTAGAGGAGAAGAAAGCCCTTTGGCTTTTGAAAAAGTAGCTCGGA from Aureispira anguillae encodes:
- a CDS encoding c-type cytochrome, translated to MPDILSLANLPVATLEFPANRDTILTSKGGIIFHLPANAFLDADNKPYKGEVKIELIEAFELENMVLGGLTTHSEDGRFLESSGMFRLEIKGNGKQLKIDPKKKIMLMLPVTNSKEKAQFFYASQEDYPALKWISSEQLNLKSNNDRLLLGHTLLFMNCASCHNMDLVSDMTGPALVWVTKRWNTMEELFAFTRNSEATALGKSLRARAMVDWDASAMVPFEDLTDEELSAIYYYIDETARTRGIDSSEHRAWSDEEYKEMFAKQNALREKYWLDSIRQKSTVLYRIPALLDTRFRWGNINQYMRTGAPVQKKLEVEVLDDFDYSFIKVRIIFPDRNAIFSAYPSKQDKKGYYSFTEGYNLARTPFPIGEKAYLMATAFKENELYFQLKEIKIGDQEREQLNLELSSKEAIIETIKTTF